The following coding sequences are from one Streptococcus mitis window:
- a CDS encoding AraC family transcriptional regulator, whose translation MLVFSEYQTGTIDLSLSFYGYEECKPNYSFGPAIRDTYVLHYITKGQGKFHYKGKIVDLKEGDFFLLKPEELTFYQADSKEPWAYYWLGITGGKAPDYFALSQISDQSYLIQSETCHTQTTAKLISDIVRFAQITKSNELAQLHIMGQLHELMFHLGTIAPNQKKKNISSTYQLYIECKRLIDSHYPQSLTIQDLAKELSVHRSYLSSVFKEFNTLSPKEYLLYVRMHRAKQLLENTQESIKVIAYSVGFSDPLHFSKAYKQYFNQTPSHTRKEYSQYQLVRKETL comes from the coding sequence ATGCTAGTTTTTTCAGAATACCAGACTGGAACAATTGACCTTTCCCTAAGCTTTTATGGATATGAGGAATGCAAACCTAATTACTCTTTTGGTCCAGCAATTCGAGATACATACGTCCTACATTACATTACCAAAGGACAAGGAAAATTTCATTACAAAGGTAAAATTGTTGATTTAAAAGAAGGAGATTTCTTTCTATTAAAACCAGAGGAACTAACCTTTTATCAAGCAGATAGTAAAGAACCTTGGGCCTACTACTGGTTAGGAATCACTGGAGGGAAAGCTCCTGACTATTTTGCTCTTTCTCAAATTTCTGATCAATCCTATCTCATCCAATCTGAAACTTGTCATACCCAGACCACTGCAAAACTCATCTCAGACATTGTCCGCTTCGCTCAGATTACCAAATCAAATGAATTAGCTCAACTCCATATCATGGGACAACTCCATGAACTGATGTTTCATCTGGGAACTATTGCTCCCAATCAGAAAAAAAAGAATATTTCATCAACCTACCAACTCTATATTGAATGCAAAAGATTAATTGATAGTCACTATCCTCAATCACTTACAATTCAAGATTTAGCAAAAGAACTATCCGTTCACAGAAGCTACTTATCAAGCGTATTCAAAGAATTTAATACCTTATCACCCAAAGAATACTTACTCTATGTTCGAATGCACCGAGCTAAACAGCTTCTCGAAAATACCCAAGAGTCTATCAAAGTAATTGCATATTCGGTAGGTTTTTCAGATCCACTCCATTTTTCAAAAGCTTATAAACAATACTTCAATCAGACTCCAAGTCATACAAGAAAAGAATATTCTCAATACCAACTAGTAAGAAAGGAAACACTATGA